In Podospora pseudoanserina strain CBS 124.78 chromosome 5, whole genome shotgun sequence, a single window of DNA contains:
- a CDS encoding hypothetical protein (EggNog:ENOG503NWFZ; COG:G) → MASLAGRLLGLASLASAFVSRDGTGRLPAMGWNSWNEYECNISEGVFITVARQLVDLGLKDLGYEYVNIDDCWSDKELRRDATTGELIPDAEKFPRGIVKVAEEVHSLGLKLGIYSDAGTDTCGGYAGSLGYEELDAATFSKWGIDSEGQDLKYDNCNVPPEWADEYEYIPEEPANNAPPGYDWGTSNTAKRYRVMHDALQRQNRTIQYSLCVWGHAHVERWGNSTGHSWRMWGDIFPAWKGKEKWSWGLMPIVNQASLLWNYTDFGSHNDWDMLEVGNGDLTIEENRSHFALWCALKSALIVGTPLDTLALRKPILDILSNKELIDFNQDPVYGASAMPYKWGNDRPANTSDRDHPAAFWVGTSVKGIHVFLLNTRDTAVNMRAVFAEIPPLKSGGKGYLVHDMWTGEDLGIFRKYFELEVKAHDTAALTITKADGKHPNPRWSPK, encoded by the exons ATGGCGTCTCTTGCAGGGCGGCTCCTCGGGCTGGCTTCTTTGGCTTCAGCCTTTGTCAGTCGAGACGGGACCGGCCGTCTCCCAGCTATGGGATGGAACTCTTGGAACGAGTACGAATGCAACATCAGCGAGGGAGTCTTCATCACCGTGGCCAGGCAGTTGGTTGACTTGGGGCTCAAGGACCTCGGCTATGAATACGTCAACATTGATGATTGCTGGAGCGACAAAGAACTAAGACGTGACGCAACGACCGGCGAGTTGATACCCGACGCCGAGAAATTCCCTCGGGGCATTGTCAAGGTGGCAGAGGAGGTCCACTCACTGGGGCTGAAGTTGGGCATCTACAGTGATGCAG GCACCGATACATGTGGTGGTTACGCAGGATCACTCGGGTATGAAGAACTGGATGCTGCAACATTCAGCAAATGGGGCATTGACT CAGAGGGCCAAGATCTCAAGTACGACAACTGCAATGTGCCGCCCGAATGGGCTGATGAATACGAGTACATCCCTGAGGAACCAGCCAACAATGCCCCCCCTGGCTATGACTGGGGGACATCCAACACCGCTAAACGCTACCGTGTTATGCATGACGCCCTCCAAAGACAGAACCGCACCATCCAATACTCACTATGCGTCTGGGGCCACGCACACGTCGAGCGCTGGGGTAACAGCACCGGTCATTCGTGGAGAATGTGGGGAGACATCTTCCCCGCGTGGAAGGGCAAAGAGAAATGGAGTTGGGGACTGATGCCGATTGTCAACCAGGCATCACTGCTGTGGAACTATACTGATTTCGGAAGCCACAATGACTGGGACATGCTCGAGGTTGGCAATGGGGACCTGACGATCGAGGAGAACCGCAGCCACTTTGCTCTTTGGTGTGCTTTGAAAAGCGCGCTTATCGTCGGAACCCCCCTGGATACATTGGCGTTGAGAAAGCCCATTCTCGATATTCTTTCAAACAAGGAGCTGATCGACTTCAACCAAGACCCGGTTTATGGTGCTTCGGCCATGCCCTACAAATGGGGCAACGACAGGCCCGCCAATACGTCGGACAGGGACCATCCGGCTGCTTTTTGGGTGGGTACATCGGTCAAGGGGATCCATGTTTTCCTGCTCAATACACGTGACACGGCTGTAAACATGCGGGCTGTCTTTGCTGAGATCCCACCCTTGAAGTCTGGGGGCAAGGGTTATTTGGTACACGACATGTGGACAGGGGAGGATCTCGGGATCTTTAGGAAGTATTTTGAGTTGGAAGTCAAGGCGCATGATACTGCCGCGCTGACAATTACCAAGGCTGATG GGAAACATCCTAATCCTCGGTGGTCCCCAAAATAA
- a CDS encoding hypothetical protein (EggNog:ENOG503NVJ4; COG:K) codes for MATYHFYCDEELYAWRTLGIAARMVLEMGLHRRQSLITNFLDPADREDALVVFWSVYCLDRRWSLGTGLSFAIVDRDVDPELPDLPAHQVYLRSLVDYARLCSKVWEALPQFGSTSTSPSPALILDQQIQDWAVFSLLSPINPPTLDLDYPTLTPSRAARNVRSMMHLRGNHLRSLVNRHHVLTSSAIAANPPQARLVVQIARDSIQVIVTLSRETDIYARQQPAYNHYLISALAIVLLATCHAPELFAAACCQDIADAVNLVRGFSETSIAGYRLWKSMCGIVSAVSALGLGYHHAEQQAHHSGDEHQMPRPFPQPPHQMDADNEMRDFFDSSFYNPEAAPPDMSHVGMDLMGLFDAF; via the exons ATG GCAACGTACCACTTTTATTGTGACGAAGAGCTCTACGCCTGGCGCA CTCTGGGCATTGCAGCTAGAATGGTACTAGAGATGGGCTTGCATCGACGGCAGAGTTTGATCACGAACTTTCTTGACCCGGCAGATCGAGAAGATGCTTTGGTTGTTTTCTGGTCTGTTTATTGCCTTGACCGTCGATGGAGCTTAGGTACTGGCCTGTCTTTTGCCATAGTTGACCGTGATGTTGACCCTGAGCTTCCTGATCTG CCAGCACATCAAGTCTACCTTCGTTCGCTTGTCGACTATGCTCGCCTCTGCTCCAAGGTCTGGGAAGCCCTCCCCCAGTTCGGcagcacatcaacctccccatctcccgcGCTGATTCTTGATCAGCAAATCCAAGACTGG GCTGTCTTCTCACTTTTATCCCCCATAAACCCGCCCACCCTTGACCTCGACTACCCCACCCTGACGCCCTCAAGAGCTGCACGCAACGTCCGCTCAATGATGCATCTTCGTGGCAACCATCTGCGGTCCCTAGTAAACCGCCACCATGTCCTCACCAGCAGCGCCATTGccgccaaccctccccaagcGCGCCTTGTCGTCCAAATAGCAAGGGATTCTATCCAGGTCATTGTCACGCTGAGTAGAGAAACCGACATCTACGCGCGGCAACAGCCGGCTTATAACCACTACCTCATATCGGCGCTCGCCATAGTCCTCCTCGCTACTTGCCATGCACCAGAATTATTCGCCGCCGCCTGTTGTCAAGACATTGCCGACGCCGTCAACCTTGTCAGGGGCTTCTCCGAGACCAGCATCGCGGGCTATCGGTTATGGAAGAGCATGTGCGGGATTGTCTCGGCGGTTTCAGCACTGGGCTTGGGATATCACCACGCCGAGCAGCAGGCACATCACAGTGGAGATGAACATCAGATGCCACGGCCGTTTCCACAGCCACCGCATCAAATGGATGCCGATAACGAGATGAGGGACTTTTTCGATTCTAGCTTTTACAACCCAGAGGCGGCGCCACCTGACATGTCCCATGTTGGAATGGATTTGATGGGTCTGTTTGATGCGTTTTGA
- a CDS encoding hypothetical protein (EggNog:ENOG503P00U; COG:S): MHWKALALAAAVNGQGLNGLNHLRFGCSQLTVERLDPLVNPGEFPTPHMHQIIGGNAFNASMPYNTDIANLATCTTCGPADDFSNYWTANVYFRARNGSYKRVPQAPNRYLCLVLCGGWCHIN, translated from the exons ATGCATTGGAAAGCCCTTGCCCTGGCAGCGGCCGTCAACGGTCAAGGCTTGAACGGCCTCAACCACTTACGGTTCGGGTGCTCCCAACTCACCGTCGAGCGTCTGGATCCTCTTGTCAACCCAGGAGAGTTCCCGACGCCACATATGCATCAGATTATCGGCGGTAACGCGTTT AACGCGTCCATGCCCTACAATACCGACATCGCGAATTTGGCAACCTGCACAACTTGCGGCCCGGCAGATGACTTCTCCAACTACTGGACCGCCAACGTGTACTTCCGGGCGAGAAATGGTAGCTACAAGCGCGTCCCGCAGGCGCCCAACCGGTATTTGTGTCTGGtgttgtgtggtggttggtgtcACATCAACTGA
- a CDS encoding hypothetical protein (EggNog:ENOG503P00U; COG:S), whose amino-acid sequence MFVGDVNRREPNRYKMQSCFRCYSGPNFGGDDMAPCADSRLDFEGFPTGPCLGGIRSNVLYPTCWDGKNLDTPNHKDHVAYPTSGPSNFLSTGNCPASHPVKIPQLMLEIVWDTTKFNNKAEWPADGSQPFVLSTGDKTGYGQHGDYVFGWKGDALQRAMDANGCFSATCGNQKSQDIATANKCQIKKTVREDVEGWFNSLPGSPMAA is encoded by the exons ATGTTTGTTGGCGACGTAAATCGACGAGAACCGAA CAGATACAAAATGCAGAGCTGCTTCCGATGCTACAGCGGGCCCAACTTCGGCGGCGATGACATGGCGCCGTGCGCTGATTCCCGCCTCGACTTTGAAGGCTTCCCGACTGGTCCCTGTCTCGGTGGTATAAGGTCCAACGTGCTGTACCCAAC ATGCTGGGACGGGAAGAACCTCGACACGCCCAACCACAAGGATCACGTCGCATATCCCACCTCCGGCCCCTCCAACTTCCTGTCCACCGGAAACTGCCCTGCCAGTCACCCCGTCAAAATTCCCCAGCTCATGCTTGAGATTGTTTGGGACACGACCAAGTTCAACAACAAGGCTGAGTGGCCAGCCGATGGCTCACAGCCGTTTGTGTTGTCGACGGGTGACAAGACGGGGTACGGCCAGCACGGCGACTACGTCTTTGGGTGGAAGGGCGATGCGCTCCAGCGGGCCATGGATGCCAATGGTTGTTTCAGCGCCACTTGCGGAAACCAGAAGAGCCAGGATATTGCGACGGCGAACAAGTGCCAGATCAAGAAGACGGTCCGTGAGGATGTCGAAGGTTGGTTTAATAGCCTTCCAGGTAGCCCAATGGCAGCttga
- a CDS encoding hypothetical protein (COG:E; EggNog:ENOG503NX6H), whose product MLLWTTTFLASLVAAQTYPPDVVDQLAAASLPKVKEWLAKNPQGNCTLETAVRRKEWMDLTLAQRKEYTNAVLCLMSKPALTSSAAPGAKSRFDDYIVVHVQQTPRNHGSTFFLPWHRYYVWHYEQALRNECGYKGYQPYWNWDRYHKDPANSPLFDGSEGSMGGNGAKANYNGIMIPGAPRPYDRIPPADGGGCVTTGPFKNMTVNLGPIAPILQLTRNPRADGLGYNPRCLRRDINKNSAAVTSAKDVYDVITKNNDTHWFQTVMEGGHYTVGGDPGGDFYTSPGDPAFWLHHTMIDRVWWIWQIQNLEKRLKEVSHTRTMSNFPPSANGTLDDLSGLGVLAPDVEVRELMSTMGGLMGKFCYIYE is encoded by the exons ATGCTTCTTTGGACAACCACCTTTCTTGCCAGCCTGGTGGCTGCGCAGACATACCCCCCTGATGTTGTCGATCAACTTGCTGCCGCTAGTCTGCCAAAGGTGAAGGAGTGGCTGGCAAAGAATCCCCAGGGCAACTGCACTTTGGAGACGGCAGTGAGGAGAAAGGAATG GATGGATTTGACCCTCGCCCAGAGAAAGGAGTACACCAATGCTGTCCTCTGTTTGATGTCCAAGCCAGCCTTAACCTCCTCTGCCGCCCCCGGAGCAAAGAGCCGGTTCGATGATTACATCGTCGTCCACGTCCAGCAGACGCCGAGAAACCACGGATCC ACCTTCTTCTTACCCTGGCACCGCTATTACGTATGGCACTACGAGCAAGCCCTTCGCAACGAGTGTGGATACAAGGGATATCAACCG TATTGGAACTGGGATCGCTACCACAAAGACCCTGCAAACTCCCCTCTCTTCGACGGTTCTGAAGGCAGCATGGGAGGCAACGGCGCCAAAGCCAACTACAATGGCATCATGATCCCAGG CGCCCCTAGGCCATATGACCGCATTCCCCCAGCCGACGGAGGTGGTTGTGTCACAACTGGGCCTTTCAAGAA TATGACCGTCAATTTAGGTCCAATTGCCCCTATCTTACAGCTGACACGCAACCCCCGTGCCGATGGGCTCGGCTACAATCCTAGATGTCTGCGCCGCGACATCAATAAGAACTCAGCTGCTGTAACATCCGCAAAGGACGTCTACGacgtcatcaccaagaacaacGATACTCATTGGTTTCAGACAGTGATGGAG GGGGGGCACTACACTGTCGGGGGGGATCCCGGAGGG GACTTTTATACCAGCCCGGGTGATCCCGCCTTTTGGCTTCATCACACCATGATTGACCGTGTTTGGTGGATCTGGCAAATCCAA AACTTGGAGAAGAGACTCAAAGAGGTCAGTCACACGAGAACCATGTCAAACTTCCCACCATCTGCCAACGGAACCCTTGACGACCTGAGCGGGCTGGGTGTGTTGGCGCCCGATGTCGAGGTGAGGGAGCTGATGAGCACAATGGGTGGGTTGATGGGCAAGTTCTGTTACATTTATGAGTAA